One Fundulus heteroclitus isolate FHET01 chromosome 11, MU-UCD_Fhet_4.1, whole genome shotgun sequence DNA segment encodes these proteins:
- the si:ch211-274p24.4 gene encoding coiled-coil domain-containing protein 92 isoform X1, with translation MDAGKLEQQVASVERGICFLKQEHLAMLTGLQLEITHLKRRCQELSCELDSKFPDRNTAEEEAELAARCEAAERLLERQQCMMVAARGQLRAGRARAVALGRSLREEERRFLEELKRRSHKITLLNRELQRQNVMTTTLHHELHKARLKLFQQRQRAGSAANVEQEDVRVEEEEEVEEEEEEEEEEEGLDWPLSPHPGASSAQPEGRQRRNISVREERVRACIPQERVTSPQSPHPMPDPALFLVPLRYRLLRWSQPMRLQGGEDGEDEWEDIEDGRVQRRVDMGAGEGETAL, from the exons ATGGACGCCGGGAAGCTGGAGCAGCAGGTGGCCAGCGTGGAGCGGGGGATCTGCTTCCTGAAGCAGGAGCACCTGGCCATGCTGACCGGCCTGCAGCTGGAGATCACTCACCTGAAGAGGCGCTGTCAGG AGCTGAGCTGTGAGCTGGACTCCAAGTTTCcagacagaaacacagcag AGGAAGAAGCGGAGCTGGCAGCGCGCTGCGAGGCCGCAGAGCGCCTCCTGGAGCGCCAGCAGTGCATGATGGTCGCCGCGCGGGGGCAACTGCGAGCCGGCCGGGCGCGGGCAGTGGCGCTCGGGAGGAGCCTGAGGGAGGAGGAACGGCGTTTCCTGGAGGAGCTGAAGCGCCGTAGCCACAAGATCACGCTGCTGAATCGAGAACTTCAACGGCAAAATGTCATGACGACGACCCTTCACCATGAGCTGCACAAAGCACGATTAAAACTTTTCCAGCAGCGGCAGAGGGCAGGCTCTGCAGCAAATGTAGAGCAGGAAGATGTCAgagtagaggaggaggaggaggtagaggaagaagaagaagaggaggaggaggaagaaggttTAGACTGGCCCCTGTCTCCACATCCAGGTGCCTCCTCCGCCCAACCAGAAGGGCGACAGAGGAGGAACATCAGCGTGAGGGAGGAGCGGGTCAGAGCCTGCATCCCACAGGAGAGAGTGACATCCCCACAGAGTCCACACCCAATGCCTGACCCCGCCCTCTTCTTGGTGCCCCTCAGGTACCGCCTCCTTCGTTGGAGCCAGCCAATGAGACTTCAGGGCGGAGAAGACGGGGAGGACGAGTGGGAGGACATAGAGGACGGCAGGGTGCAGAGGAGGGTGGACATGGGTGCTGGTGAAGGGGAAACGGCtctgtga
- the si:ch211-274p24.4 gene encoding coiled-coil domain-containing protein 92 isoform X2: MDAGKLEQQVASVERGICFLKQEHLAMLTGLQLEITHLKRRCQELSCELDSKFPDRNTAEEEAELAARCEAAERLLERQQCMMVAARGQLRAGRARAVALGRSLREEERRFLEELKRRSHKITLLNRELQRQNVMTTTLHHELHKARLKLFQQRQRAGSAANVEQEDVRVEEEEEVEEEEEEEEEEEGLDWPLSPHPGASSAQPEGRQRRNISVREERVPPPSLEPANETSGRRRRGGRVGGHRGRQGAEEGGHGCW; this comes from the exons ATGGACGCCGGGAAGCTGGAGCAGCAGGTGGCCAGCGTGGAGCGGGGGATCTGCTTCCTGAAGCAGGAGCACCTGGCCATGCTGACCGGCCTGCAGCTGGAGATCACTCACCTGAAGAGGCGCTGTCAGG AGCTGAGCTGTGAGCTGGACTCCAAGTTTCcagacagaaacacagcag AGGAAGAAGCGGAGCTGGCAGCGCGCTGCGAGGCCGCAGAGCGCCTCCTGGAGCGCCAGCAGTGCATGATGGTCGCCGCGCGGGGGCAACTGCGAGCCGGCCGGGCGCGGGCAGTGGCGCTCGGGAGGAGCCTGAGGGAGGAGGAACGGCGTTTCCTGGAGGAGCTGAAGCGCCGTAGCCACAAGATCACGCTGCTGAATCGAGAACTTCAACGGCAAAATGTCATGACGACGACCCTTCACCATGAGCTGCACAAAGCACGATTAAAACTTTTCCAGCAGCGGCAGAGGGCAGGCTCTGCAGCAAATGTAGAGCAGGAAGATGTCAgagtagaggaggaggaggaggtagaggaagaagaagaagaggaggaggaggaagaaggttTAGACTGGCCCCTGTCTCCACATCCAGGTGCCTCCTCCGCCCAACCAGAAGGGCGACAGAGGAGGAACATCAGCGTGAGGGAGGAGCGG GTACCGCCTCCTTCGTTGGAGCCAGCCAATGAGACTTCAGGGCGGAGAAGACGGGGAGGACGAGTGGGAGGACATAGAGGACGGCAGGGTGCAGAGGAGGGTGGACATGGGTGCTGGTGA